The window GATGGCCGGGCGTGAATTCAACGCTGCTAGCCCAGCACAGCTGTCCGAGGTGCTATTTACCAAGTTGCAGCTGCCGACGGCTGGCATCAAAAAAGGTAAAACTGGCTATTCGACAGGACAGAAAGAGCTGGATAAACTGCGCGGCCAGCACCCAATCATCGAGCTGATTGAGCGGTACCGGGAGCTGACTAAACTAATCAGTACCTACATTGAAGCGCTGCCGAAGTTGGTGGCAGAGGACGGGCGGATTCATACCACCTTTAATCAAGACGTCACCAGCACCGGGCGGTTGAGTAGTACCAATCCCAACCTACAGAATATTCCGGTGCGCACAGAACTGGGCCGGAAGATTCGTCAGGCGTTTGTGCCCAGTCAGGGCAAGGTATTTGTTGGCGCGGATTATTCACAATTTGAGCTGCGACTGGCGGCAGTGCTGGCGGGTGACACGGGATTGATTGACGATTTTAATAGCGACGTGGATATTCATACCAAGACGGCAGCCGAGACTTACGGTGTGCCGATGGCTGAGGTGACAAAATTGCAGCGGCGGGCGGCTAAGGTGATCAACTTTGGCGTGCTGTATGGTATGAGTCCGCATGGGCTGGCGGCAGCTACTGGCATGACCTTTACTGAGGCGAAACAGTTTATTGAACACTATTTTGCGGTACGCCAGCCAATCCGCCAGTATTTGGACACAATTTTAGTTCAAGCGCGTGAACAGGGTTTTGTCGAGACCTATTTTGGTCGGCGCCGACCAACGCCCGACGTTAAGTCGAGCAATTTTATGGTGCGTTCGGCGGCCGAGCGGGCAGCCATGAACATGCCGATTCAGGGTACGGAAGCGGATTTGATGAAGCTGGCGATGATTCGGCTGGAGGATAAATTGGCTGGGCTGGCCGAGCCGGTCCTGCAGGTTCACGACTCAATTTTGGTGGAGTGCCGACCGGAAGATGCCGAGCGAGTTGGCGACATCATGTGTGCGGAGATGGAAGGCGTTTGCCCAGAACTGCCAATTCGATTGAAGGTTGATGTTGAATTGGGGTATAATTGGGGTAATCTGTAAAAGGGAGGGTTAGACTAGTGTCGGGATTTAAGGCTCGTGAAGCAACATTACAAAATTTATTCGATAGTGGCGACTATGATCAGTTTGTGATCCCGCATTATCAACGTAGTTATGTGTGGGGTCAAGACGAATTGGAGAATTTCTGGAATGATTTTATTGAACGTAAAGAAGTAGGACAGCTTTATTTACTTGGCTCAGTCATTGTTAGTAGGACAAAACAAAAACGTTCTTTTGGGGTTGTGGATGGTCAACAACGTCTTATTACAAGCTCGGTGTTTATAACAGCCTTGAAAGATGTTTGGAGCGAAAAGTTTGGTCGTGATGAGGAATATTTTTCTTTGGAAAGATTTATTAAAAAGAAGGTATTAGGTAGCAATAATGCCATCTTTAAGATAGATGTTGCGGGCAGTCTGAAGCAATGCTATATTGACATGATTATTTCAGGAAGTATCAAAAAGGAATATAAGAACGAAGATCAGAAAAATCTTCATCGTGCATATGATTACTTCAAAGATAAGTTACGTGACTCGTACGATGCAAATAAAGCTAATGATAATCAACGAAAAAAGTTGCTGCTACAAAAACTTGAGAATCTTCTAGACACTAATCTAGTGCTGGTTATTCTTGACGATGAGGACGATGCTTACGAAGTGTTTGAGGGGTTCAATGCTCGTGGTGTAGATCTTTCTATCTCGGACTTGTTTAAAAACCTTTTTCTACAAAAGATAAAAGGAACAGAAGAAGAAAAAGCAAGAGCACTTGAAGAGTGGGATAATATTATTCAGATAGTTACAGAATTGCGGATTCCAAAGTTTACGATTAATACGTTTATTAGGTATTATTGGATAAGAAACCACTCGTTTATAGGCGAGCGTCAGCTTTACAAGAAAATTAAGAAAGAAACAAAGAATTATAGGGAATTGCTTTCTGATATGTATCAGATCGCGGAATCTTTACGGGTATTATTTAATGGATCGCCTTATGAGATAAGGGATTTTCTTGGGCACCCAGAAGCAAAAGCAGAATATGCAAAATCTATCAGTGATTCATTACGTGCTTTGAGGGTTATGAATACTCAGAGCTATATGGTTTGGCTGATGTCTATAGCAGCTAAGCGAAATAAAGAATTTATTAGTCTTAAGATGTTTGCTCGATCGCTTGGTCAGATAGAAAGGTTTTCATTTAGGTATTTTGTAGTTTCAAAATTACCAGCAAATCGTGTTGAAAAAATGTATGCTAAATTTTCAAACGAACTATTTAAATTGTCCGATACTCGGGATAAACAAAGAATAGCAACTTTATTAGATAAGGAGCTTTTGAATAGAATTGAACAAGATAAACTTCTACCTCCACGAGAGCAGTTTATTGCTGATTTTGGTTTATTGTGCCTAAAATCTAATAATAAAAATCTTGTTCGGTACATTTTAACTCAAATAGAAAATCAGTTAAGTAGCGGCGAGAAGGGCGTTACTCAAGAAGTTGTTACAATTGAGCATATTATGCCCCAGAGGTTAAACAAGGGGTGGAATATATCGCAAACCGATCATAAAAACTGTGTTAATATGCTTGGTAATTTGACAATCCTAAAAGGTGCGTTAAACTCATCTGCAAGCAATAAAGCAATTAACGAAAAGATTCGTCATTTTAAAGATTCAGACTTAAAGATGAATGGTGATCTAGTTGATCTAATAAATAAAAAAAGCGATTGGGGTAAAGACGAAATAATAGAAAGACAAAATGCTTTTGCAGAAGCATCCGATGGTATCTGGTCTGTAGATAAAAGATAAATACTGCCCTAAGTAAGGTAATATTAAGGTATTAGTATGCTAATCTGACTGTACTAAATAATGTAGGATATTCCTGGTGACTAGTGCAAAAATCTAATATTATGGTATAATCACCCCATGAGGCGTACGTATAATTCTTTTAATTCCTTTTCTCGGTTTGTGCCGATTTTACTAGTCATTATTATCACCATCGTGACAATCGTCGCGATTATCAGCATCAGCCGGTCGATATTTGGTGGCGATGAGCAAAAGCAGCAGCAGGAGACAACTGAGCAGAAAAAAAGCGACTTGCTACAAACCGACGAGAGCCGAGCGGTCAGGCTGACAGTGCGTGGCCCGATTGTCGCTGATGAGAAATTCCGTTCGTATCAAATAACCATTGCGCCGTCGTCGCGGGTGATGACGACGTATGAGGGGTATGTTGAGAAGCAGCTGAACACCAAGCAGCTGAATAATAACGCCAAGGCCTATGAAGAGTTGGTGTACGCGCTGGACAAGCGCAAGATGATGGAGGGGCGACAGCTGAGCGATGAGCAGAATGACTTGCGCGGCATTTGTGCAACTGGCAAGGTGTACAAATTTGAATTGTTGATGAATGGAACAGCGATCAAGGCACTATGGACGTCAGATTGCAGTGGCTCTAAGGGTTCAGCGGTTGCCAATGTCGAGGAAATTGTCGATATGTTTATCAAGCAAATCCCTGATGGCAGCAAAATGGCCACCTCTATCGGGCTGTACCAGCGGGATACGCTGTTCAAATTTTAGGGGCGTCTGATGCCGGAACTTCCCGAAGTCGAAACAGTTCGCCGCGGGTTGGCGGAGCTACTGCCGGGCCGAGTGGTGGCGCGAACGGCAGTATTTGATTCGCCAAAAAGCTTTCCGAATGCGCCGGCTGATGTTAAACAATTTTTATATGGCGCGCGCGTGACGGCGGTACGGCGGCGGGCAAAGGTGCTGATGATTGATCTGGACACTCGCTACTCGCTGGTGGTGCATTTGAAGATGACGGGGCAGTTGGTGTTTCGTCAAAGCTCTCGTCATGGCGCTCGGGTATCCCCAAAAGGATCTCGGGACCCACGTAACCTTGCCCGCAATTTTTCTGCGGATACCGCTCGCGAGATCGACGACTTTGCTGGCGGGCATCCAAGCGACAGTTTAATTGGTGAGCTGCCAGATCGGTCAACGCGGGTGCAAATTGAGTTTACCGATGGGTCGCGGCTGTTTTTTAACGATCAGCGCAAGTTTGGTTGGGTAAAATTGCTGCCGACTGATGAAGTAAAAAACCTGCCGTTCATGCAAAAAGTTGGGCCGGAACCGCTTGATCCTCAGACGCGTGCCGAGGATTTTATCCAGCGGATTCGCCGCCGCCAGAATTCGATGATTAAGCCAGCATTGCTTGACCAAGCGGTGATCGCCGGGGTTGGTAATATTTATGCTGACGAGGCGCTGTGGGCAGCACAGATTCATCCGCAAACGCGGGTAAAAAATGTTAGCGATCAGCAGTTGAACACATTATTTACTGAGCTGCGGCGCGTCTTGCAGCTCAGTATTGATCAAGGCGGCTCAACCGATAAAAATTATGTTGATGCCGAGGGCCGAAAAGGGAATTATCTAACATTTGCTCATGTGTTTCGCCGCGAAGGTCAAGCCTGCCATCGCCACCCCGACCAAGAAATCATCAAGCTAAAAGTCGGCGGCCGCGGCACGCATGTGTGTCCGGTCTGCCAGAAACCACCGATATTTGACAAATAGTGGTTTATAGTGTAAAATGCATTATTATGACAAGAGGAGAGCCTCCATTACATGGTGAATTTGATCGGCCAAGGGCTAATTTAGATCAAGAGTGGGTAAAATACCTGATAGCGATGGGGGAAGGAGAAGAGACAGTCTCCGGACTTAGAGAGGCTCGGCTGAAGGTCAATGGCATGCTAGACAAGCATGAAGTGGACACAATTTATCGGCCAGGATTGAGTGGAGAAGAGCTGCTTGAGCGAGGGAGGGGCGTTCTTAATATTGGTCTACGACGCCTAGAAAGTAATGATTTTAGCACGTTGGATTTATCAGATTATGAAGGCCATTGCAATGGTGATCCAGAACTAAAGAGGACAACCGCTCGACAAGTAATAATGTATCAAATTCTTGAGCGTGTCTTGATGGAGAGATCCGCGATAGGCGTGTCGTTAGTTGAAATGGCCCCTCGTACAATAACAGGTGATACGATTGAACCAATGAGGAAAATAGCCGTGATCACAGAGCGTCTGCTTGACCTTAAGGAGACGGTCCGCTCGCCTTGGTTTAGTTTTCTCAATGAAGCACTTGGTGGTGAGGATGTTTCACCAGAACAGGTAGAGCGGGCAATGAATGCTCAAGCTGCCGCCAATAAGACACGTGATCAGGATGCTGAATTTCTCGAGCTTCTTGACGGCATATTTATGGAGACTGGTGGTGGACTCTCTGATGATCAGATGGTGTCTGTGGCAAACAATGTGTCCAGCCTTGCAATAATAGAAGAGATGGGCGGTCAGGATCACAAAGAGGGGTTCTTATACTCAAATTATATGGCGGACTTGAAAAGAATTGGCTTATCTGATGAGCAAATAACTACGCTGATAGCTATATATAAAGAGATTATGCAAAAGCCGAATAACGCGGAAGAATAAATCAGTATACCAAAAGCTATTGCCTAGGGGGTATTTGGTATAATTAGGTCGTGATCTATCTCCTCTACGGCGACAACGAATTTGAGAAACGGGCGGCGCTTGCGGCGCTGGTTGGTGATATGGAGGTGGTGCGGCGCGACGGTGAAGAGCTGACGGCCACCGAGGTCTGTGAGGTGGTGATGGGGCAAAGTTTGTTCGCCGTCAAGCAAGCAGTGGTCATTACTGATGCGAGTCAGAATGTGGCTCTGTGGCGTGATTTGCCGGAGCTACTGGGTGATACGGCAACCACGGTTGTCCTTCTGGAGACAAAACTCGACAAGCGCACAAAGACGTATAAGTGGCTGCAAAGCCATGCCGAGGTAAGGAAATGCGCTCATTTCACTGAACGTCAAAAGCCGCAGCTAAGTGCGTGGTGTATTGAGCGAGCCAAGGTGCATGGGGCAGTGTTGACAGCGGCACAGGCAACAACGTTGATCGATCGGCTGGGGTTTGATCAACTGCGACTTGATCTGGTGTTGCAGCAGTTGGCGTTGGCCGGTGAATTGAATGATGAGCTAATCGATGCACTGGTGCCGCTGGCTCCGGTTGAAAGTGCGTTTGAGTTGTTTGCGGCAATGCTGGATGGCGACCGGGGAAAAGTGCACGCGATCATTGCCTATCTCGAGGCGGAGAGCGGTGATGATGGGGCGTACCAGACGCTGGGGCTATTGGTTTCACAATTGGTGCAGCTGAACGCGCTGGTGCTATCTGGCGGTGACATGGGGGCGGTGGCTCGTGATTTTGCGGCCCATCCGTATGCACTGCGAAAGGTAGCGCCGTATGCAGCGCGGACGACACCGGCGCAGCTCGCGGTAATTAACCCTGCCTTGGCGCAGGCTGATGAACATATGAAAACGACCCGCGTGTCGCCGTGGCTGTTGGTTGAGGCGGCGCTGATTGATATTGCCAGGCATATAACATAGTAAAATACTCCCGCCAACCGACGGGAGTGTTATTTATGCAGACGTGAATAGCTAGTTAGCCTCTTTGGCAGCTGGCTTTTTCGCAGCTGGCTTTTTGACGGTGGTTGATTTCGCGGTGGTTTTTGCCGCCGTCTTTACTGGGGCTTTGGCAGTTGATTTTTTGGTCGCTTCAAGCTTCACGCCGGCCTTTTTAGCGATAGCTGAGAGAGCGCTCTTGCGTCGGGCAGCAGTATTTTTCTTGAGCAGGTTCTTCTTGACAGCGGTGTCAAGCTCACTGTGAGCAGCGGCTAGCGCCTCAGTACTCGGCTCAGCCATGAAAGCTTTGACGGCTGACTTGATGTCGCGCTTGATGCCGATATTGCGTTCGCGGCGCTTTAGGGTTTGTTTGGCCCGTTTGATGGCGGATTTGATGATTGGCATAGATTTCCTTTACCTCTATAAATTTGTTTCGCTAATCAAGGATGGATTATACAGAAAAACCCAATAAAAGTAAAGAGTGGTTCGTATTGACGATAATCTATTGACTTTCCTGAAATGCTTATGTATAATGTGATTCAACGGTATAAACAAAAATAAACAGGGACACAACAATGGCGAGCCAGTCACAAAAGCAGCAGATCATTCAGAGCATCAAAGATGTGACTAATATCTTGGTGACGGTGAGCGCTGACCCATCGGTGGACGAGCTGTCGGCAGCGCTGGGGCTGACAATTTTCCTAAATAAACTGGGCAAGCATGCTACGGCTGTTTTTAGTGGTAAAATTCCGCCGGCGATTTCATTCCTCGAGCCGGATGAGACGTTTGAGGCCACGGCGGACAGCCTGCGTGATTTTATCATCGCGCTTGATAAGGAAAAGGCTGATCATCTGCGCTACAAGGTGGTTGATGATGCGGTGAAGATTTTTATCACGCCGTACCGGGCGACAATTACCGAGGCTGATTTAGAGTTTTCGCAGGGCGATTATAACATTGAATTGGTGCTCGCATTGAACGTTGAGAGTCAGGATCATCTCGACAAGGCGCTGACGGCCCATGGCAAGATTTTGCATGATGCGGTGGTGTCGACGGTGACTGCTGGTATGGTGAGGAGTAGTCTCGGGACGGTTGATTGGCATGATGATAAGGCATCAGGCGTGAGCGAGATGCTGGTTGACCTGATTGATGAGTTACGAACACCGAAAGTGACCATGGATGAGCAGATCGCAACAGCACTGCTGACCGGTGTTGTGGCGGCGACGGAGCGGTTCAGTAATAACCTAACCTCGTCGCGGGTGATGACGTTGGCGGCAGAGCTGATGGCGGTTGGCGCGAACCAGCAATTGATTGCTACTAAGTTGGCCGAGGGGCAGGCGATTAAAGCCGAGGAGCACTCAGAGCTAGAGCAATCAAAGCAAGCGGCCGATGCAGCTGATGATGAGATGCACGATAATGACGGCCAGGATGGTGCTAATTTTAAGGTCGAGCGGGGAAAACGCTCAAAGCCGGCTGAGTCAAAAAGAGATGATGGCGCGTTGTCAATCAGCCATGAGCGGCGGGGTAGCCTTGATGATGTGGCCAAGCAGACTCGGGCCGAAGAGCAGGATGCAGCGGCTCGTGTGGCTACGGCGCAGCTTGATCGCCTTCGAGCGGCGTCAGTGACGAGCGGACGGAGCAGTGCGCCATCGACATCGCAACCAATCAGTGCGTCGGTGTCGGCTGAGCCAGAAACGGCCACGCCACTACTAGGTGGAACGTTGAACGCAACGACGGAGCGGGCGGCTGAGGATAAGCGCCGCGATCTTGACACTGATCAAAACAAGACTATCTTGCATCACGGCACCTACGTCGGTGCGTCGCGGCCGGCCCTCGGCGAATCGCCGTTGAATGCCGCCATGGGGAAGTCTGATGAACCGCCGAGCGTTGACCCGTTTGCGACCACCAATAAAGACGAAGCGGTCATTGCCGCGCTAAAAGAGGAGACGCAGGCGCTGGCTGACAAGCAGACTCAATCTACCTCGCTGCCATCGCTACCAGATTCTGAGCGCGACGCCCGCGCGGCAATTACCGAGGCGCTGGCTGCTGCACCGCCGCTTGAATCTGCGGCTTCGCCCGCTCCGGTAGTTTCATCTTCGCCGCTACCGACAGTGTCGTCTGCTCCGGCTACGCTCGCTGATATTGAGTCTAATGTGATGCATGGCTTGCCACCGCTGCCTGATTTCTCTGACTTTTCAGGATCAGGCTTGCCACCGCTGCCACCAGCTCCGGTCGGTGCTGCCGATGGTGGACTGCCAGCGTTGAACACATCGCCTTCAGCGCCATCCGCCCCGGCGCCGCCGCGCACCTTTAATCCGTCCCAGTTCCAGATCCCGGGGCAAAAATAGCCCATGGACGAGGTGCTGCTCATTGATAAGCCGGCTGGCATGACGAGTTTTGGGGTAGTAGCGCGGTTGCGGCGAGTGCTCAGCCAGGCGGCGGGCAAGAAAGTGAAAGTTGGCCATACTGGTACGCTCGATCCGTTCGCTACGGGACTGATGATTATCGTGACGGGCAAGAAGTGCCGTGAGGCTGATACCTTTACGAAGCTTGATAAGTGGTATGAAGCAGAAATCATGCTTGGCGAGACGTCGACGACCGGTGATCCTGAGGGTGAACTGACTCGCGTGTCGGAGCGGCAGCCGCCTCGCAGTGAGGTTGAAGCGGTACTCAGTACATTAGTGGGTGAAATTAAACAGCGCCCACCGATATTTAGCGCCATCAAGATCAATGGCCGTCGGGCCTATCAGCTGGCACGTCAGGGTCAGTCGGTCGATATGCCAGAGCGCACCGTGTCGATCTATGCCCTGGAGCTTGTCGCGTATGAGTATCCTCGTCTGGTGATTCGAGCGCATGTTTCGAGCGGTACGTACATTCGGAGCCTAGCGGTTGATATTGGTCAGAAGCTGGGAACAGGGGCCTACTGCCACCAGCTGCGCCGCCAGGCTATCGCTGAATATGACGTCGCTCAGGCAAAACCATTAGCGGATTTTGGGATTTCGTCTTGAAGTGCTATTATCAAAGCATGGGTAGGCAGACAGGTTTTACAATCGTTGAACTATTAATTGTGATGGTCGTGATCGCGATTTTGGCAACCATCGGTATTGTGGCGTATTCGGGCGTGCGCCAGGACGCTACCGATACCAAGATCCGTTCCATCGTCAAGATCGCTGGGGACGCGCTGCAGATATATGATACACAGAAGCGAACGCTGCCGTCAGGACAGGGGACGTTCAACAACGCTAATAGCGTTGACTCGCTTGTACCACAGTATATCCAGCCGGGGTATCGTGAGGGTGTCAGCAGCAAGAACGCGTCTAGTCCAGACGATATTTTTGTCTGGTATCCATGCAAAGATACCTCTGGTAAGATAACAGGTATTGCGGTATTTGCGGCCCTTAATTCCGCCAAGCCGCAGGAGTCGGCTCAGGTTAATGCGGTCAAGGCGACCTGCAACATTCCGGGTGCAGCTGTGCCGACTACGGGTAGACCAGCTTATAACTACGTGCAGACCTTTTAGTAGTGCAGCTGATTTGCGTTTTTAGCGTAGCATTGGTATAATGACGAGGCTATGATTAGCAAAGACGATAAAGCGAAAGCAATTGCTTTGACTCAGGTCAACAAGGACGACGTTGGCAGCCCGCAGGCGCAGGTGTCGATCTTGACGGCTCGTATCAAAGAGGTCACAAAGCACCTGAAGGCGAATAAGCACGACTTCATGGCACGCCGTGGCTTAATCCAGATGGTTGGCAAGCGTAAGCGCCTGCTCAAATACCTGGAGCGAACTGATTTTGAGAGTTATAAAGCGGTTGTGGCTGCCCTGGGTCTGCGTAAATAGTCGCGCCTCGGTAGTTGTACGGATATCCACCTTGATATATCACGAGGTGGATATTTTGATTTAACGTGGCGTAGCTACAAAAACCGTCCGGCCGTCGGCTGCGCCGCCAAGCGTGCATGAATAGAGGGTAAGCTGTGGCTTGTTGGTTCGGTTTTCGATGTGAACGGCATCCGGCTTGACATCAAATAGCCGGGATATGACGTAGGTATAGCGCCTGCCACGGTAGTCAATGATTATTTCATCGCCAATGCGTAGTTTATCAATATTGTAGAATGGTGATTTTTGGATGGTTTGCTGCGGCGTCAGGCCCATGATAAATCGATGGGCCGACAAGACGAAGTTGCCGCCGTCGACTGGATTGCCATTCTCTGGCCGACGCCACCATGCACCTCGCTCCATAGTTTCGGCGCCGCCAGTAGCGTACGGCACATTAATATCAATTTTGGGAATATAGAGACGATCCTCGGTGATGCTGGTTTCTGGCGTAGCGGCGAGAAGCTGGGTGGTTTCGTTGCGCGTTGGGTTAATGAGCTGAGCGCGAAAGAATGGACTAAACGCCGTGATGAGTGTGTAGCCGCCACCGGCGAGCATGATAATAGCCAGATTTATACTGAGCCATCGGCGGCGGTTTCTGGCGTGGGTTATCTGCTTCACTTGTTAATTGTAGCATGGGCGGGTTTTTCTGGCAGTATGGGTTGTTGCCTTATCGGAGTGGGTTGATCTATTTAGGGGTATTAAATTGACTTTTTATAGTTTTTATGCTAAATTACAGATTATGAGTGAATACGCACCGCGGGCTGATAAATTACCG is drawn from Candidatus Saccharibacteria bacterium oral taxon 488 and contains these coding sequences:
- the rpsO gene encoding 30S ribosomal protein S15; this translates as MISKDDKAKAIALTQVNKDDVGSPQAQVSILTARIKEVTKHLKANKHDFMARRGLIQMVGKRKRLLKYLERTDFESYKAVVAALGLRK
- the mutM gene encoding bifunctional DNA-formamidopyrimidine glycosylase/DNA-(apurinic or apyrimidinic site) lyase, translated to MPELPEVETVRRGLAELLPGRVVARTAVFDSPKSFPNAPADVKQFLYGARVTAVRRRAKVLMIDLDTRYSLVVHLKMTGQLVFRQSSRHGARVSPKGSRDPRNLARNFSADTAREIDDFAGGHPSDSLIGELPDRSTRVQIEFTDGSRLFFNDQRKFGWVKLLPTDEVKNLPFMQKVGPEPLDPQTRAEDFIQRIRRRQNSMIKPALLDQAVIAGVGNIYADEALWAAQIHPQTRVKNVSDQQLNTLFTELRRVLQLSIDQGGSTDKNYVDAEGRKGNYLTFAHVFRREGQACHRHPDQEIIKLKVGGRGTHVCPVCQKPPIFDK
- the truB gene encoding tRNA pseudouridine(55) synthase TruB, coding for MDEVLLIDKPAGMTSFGVVARLRRVLSQAAGKKVKVGHTGTLDPFATGLMIIVTGKKCREADTFTKLDKWYEAEIMLGETSTTGDPEGELTRVSERQPPRSEVEAVLSTLVGEIKQRPPIFSAIKINGRRAYQLARQGQSVDMPERTVSIYALELVAYEYPRLVIRAHVSSGTYIRSLAVDIGQKLGTGAYCHQLRRQAIAEYDVAQAKPLADFGISS
- a CDS encoding sortase, with translation MKQITHARNRRRWLSINLAIIMLAGGGYTLITAFSPFFRAQLINPTRNETTQLLAATPETSITEDRLYIPKIDINVPYATGGAETMERGAWWRRPENGNPVDGGNFVLSAHRFIMGLTPQQTIQKSPFYNIDKLRIGDEIIIDYRGRRYTYVISRLFDVKPDAVHIENRTNKPQLTLYSCTLGGAADGRTVFVATPR
- the rpsT gene encoding 30S ribosomal protein S20 — its product is MPIIKSAIKRAKQTLKRRERNIGIKRDIKSAVKAFMAEPSTEALAAAHSELDTAVKKNLLKKNTAARRKSALSAIAKKAGVKLEATKKSTAKAPVKTAAKTTAKSTTVKKPAAKKPAAKEAN
- a CDS encoding prepilin-type N-terminal cleavage/methylation domain-containing protein yields the protein MGRQTGFTIVELLIVMVVIAILATIGIVAYSGVRQDATDTKIRSIVKIAGDALQIYDTQKRTLPSGQGTFNNANSVDSLVPQYIQPGYREGVSSKNASSPDDIFVWYPCKDTSGKITGIAVFAALNSAKPQESAQVNAVKATCNIPGAAVPTTGRPAYNYVQTF
- a CDS encoding DUF262 domain-containing protein, with translation MSGFKAREATLQNLFDSGDYDQFVIPHYQRSYVWGQDELENFWNDFIERKEVGQLYLLGSVIVSRTKQKRSFGVVDGQQRLITSSVFITALKDVWSEKFGRDEEYFSLERFIKKKVLGSNNAIFKIDVAGSLKQCYIDMIISGSIKKEYKNEDQKNLHRAYDYFKDKLRDSYDANKANDNQRKKLLLQKLENLLDTNLVLVILDDEDDAYEVFEGFNARGVDLSISDLFKNLFLQKIKGTEEEKARALEEWDNIIQIVTELRIPKFTINTFIRYYWIRNHSFIGERQLYKKIKKETKNYRELLSDMYQIAESLRVLFNGSPYEIRDFLGHPEAKAEYAKSISDSLRALRVMNTQSYMVWLMSIAAKRNKEFISLKMFARSLGQIERFSFRYFVVSKLPANRVEKMYAKFSNELFKLSDTRDKQRIATLLDKELLNRIEQDKLLPPREQFIADFGLLCLKSNNKNLVRYILTQIENQLSSGEKGVTQEVVTIEHIMPQRLNKGWNISQTDHKNCVNMLGNLTILKGALNSSASNKAINEKIRHFKDSDLKMNGDLVDLINKKSDWGKDEIIERQNAFAEASDGIWSVDKR